One stretch of Candidatus Baltobacteraceae bacterium DNA includes these proteins:
- the murA gene encoding UDP-N-acetylglucosamine 1-carboxyvinyltransferase: MSLLPGKTPLVRVPGYPLRGNSIGESELWRHLNFLDRLETTLRIRGGYQLNGEVRTQGAKNAALPIMAASLLAKGKVTLHRIPRITDVSVMWSLLEALGARLTLEDSHTLTIDSTNVGTHRAPYTLVRKLAASFDVTGALLGRFGKAEVPLPGGCVLGTRATDMHESAFRSLGANVKNEHGYLVADAGGKRLKAGKISLRTPSIGATKNAMLAAVTASGETIIENAALEPEVVDLAQFLALMGAKIKGIGTETLVIDGVKELHGVEYTIIPDRIVAGTLALCGAATRGKVTVTDCRPSHLEALLGKLTECGVKVETGDDYIRIEADAVKGGTDILTAPYPGFATDLQPPMLSFLCTCPGTSVVEETIFNARFSYVNELARMGADVRVSMESNTALIKGTERLTGAPVEAPDIRAGAALVVAGLAAAGETEIMGLEYIDRGHERLEEMLTTLGAQVRRSSGITPLSEPAGLFETSEYPKVAM; encoded by the coding sequence ATGTCGCTCCTTCCGGGCAAAACACCCTTGGTTAGGGTACCAGGTTACCCATTGCGCGGAAACTCTATTGGGGAAAGCGAACTCTGGAGACACTTGAATTTCTTAGATAGGCTGGAGACCACTCTGCGTATTCGCGGGGGGTACCAGCTAAATGGTGAGGTCCGTACACAGGGCGCTAAGAATGCTGCCCTGCCCATCATGGCAGCGTCGCTATTGGCTAAGGGCAAGGTAACGCTCCATCGTATTCCGCGGATCACCGACGTTTCGGTGATGTGGTCGCTGCTCGAGGCACTCGGTGCGCGGTTGACGCTCGAAGACAGCCACACGCTGACGATCGACTCGACCAACGTCGGGACGCATCGGGCGCCGTATACGCTGGTCCGCAAGCTGGCCGCATCATTTGACGTTACGGGCGCGCTCTTGGGCCGGTTCGGAAAGGCCGAAGTCCCGCTGCCCGGCGGCTGCGTTCTCGGGACCCGGGCCACCGATATGCACGAATCCGCATTCCGCTCTCTCGGCGCGAACGTAAAGAACGAGCACGGATATTTGGTCGCGGACGCGGGCGGAAAACGCCTGAAGGCAGGCAAGATCTCGTTGCGTACCCCGAGCATCGGCGCCACGAAAAACGCCATGCTGGCCGCCGTTACGGCCTCGGGCGAAACGATAATCGAGAATGCAGCGCTCGAACCCGAAGTCGTCGATCTCGCGCAATTTCTGGCGCTCATGGGCGCGAAAATCAAAGGCATCGGTACCGAGACGCTCGTCATCGACGGCGTCAAAGAGCTGCACGGCGTTGAGTACACGATCATCCCCGACCGGATTGTGGCCGGAACCCTCGCGCTCTGCGGTGCCGCGACCCGCGGCAAGGTGACCGTTACGGATTGCCGCCCCTCGCATCTCGAAGCGCTGCTCGGCAAGCTCACGGAATGCGGCGTCAAGGTCGAGACCGGCGATGATTACATTCGCATCGAGGCCGACGCCGTCAAGGGCGGGACCGACATTCTGACCGCACCCTATCCGGGCTTCGCGACCGATCTGCAGCCGCCGATGCTCTCGTTCTTGTGCACGTGCCCCGGGACGAGCGTCGTCGAGGAGACGATCTTCAATGCGCGCTTCTCGTACGTCAACGAGCTCGCACGTATGGGCGCGGACGTACGCGTCTCGATGGAAAGCAATACGGCCTTGATCAAAGGAACCGAGCGCTTGACCGGGGCGCCTGTCGAAGCTCCGGACATTCGCGCCGGCGCAGCGCTCGTCGTCGCGGGCCTGGCAGCTGCGGGTGAAACCGAGATCATGGGCCTCGAATACATCGACCGCGGACACGAGCGCCTAGAAGAGATGCTGACGACACTTGGCGCACAAGTACGCAGGAGCAGCGGCATCACGCCCCTCTCCGAGCCTGCCGGCCTTTTCGAAACGAGCGAGTATCCCAAGGTCGCTATGTAA
- a CDS encoding MFS transporter: protein MATAAMGRSRPRTNLRWLIGLLLGFGILINYFDRVNLSVAHPAFTHDFGITDVEFGYLSSGFAWTYAILQIPVGLILDRYGVISIGRIGAFFWGIACFITSAASGFWHIFISRLILGVAEAPAFPVSSKATGYWFPLSERGLATSLFDAAAKFSNVIGVPIVAAIAFYFGWRAMFVVTGIMSLIYFALFYIFYRSPSQDKRLDDDERRYIVEGGAQPEGVSAVGGGATLGYLLTKAKVWGLTIGFAAYGYSFYLFLTWLPSYLVKTQHWDILKSGLYTAIPWGVATVTDLVIGGWLVDYLISRGMESTRVRKFFLILGMLLGLAIAGATTTSDPNIAIIWISIALGGLAFSAPIGWSIPALIAPKGSVGTVGSIMNFLNNVAGIAAPIITGYVIGGTNSFSTAFLIAAVVLVIGILSYVFLLGKIEPIPEPT, encoded by the coding sequence ATGGCTACCGCTGCGATGGGCCGGTCTCGGCCGCGCACCAATCTGCGTTGGTTGATTGGTCTTTTGCTCGGTTTCGGAATTTTGATCAACTATTTCGACCGCGTAAATCTCTCCGTTGCGCATCCCGCGTTCACCCACGATTTCGGAATCACCGACGTGGAGTTCGGTTATCTCTCGAGCGGCTTCGCGTGGACGTATGCCATCTTGCAAATACCCGTCGGTCTGATACTTGATCGCTACGGCGTCATCTCGATCGGACGCATCGGCGCATTCTTCTGGGGAATCGCGTGCTTCATCACGTCCGCGGCTTCGGGATTTTGGCACATCTTTATCTCTCGATTGATTCTCGGCGTCGCCGAGGCGCCGGCGTTTCCGGTCAGCTCGAAGGCGACGGGATATTGGTTCCCGCTCAGCGAGCGCGGACTCGCGACGTCGCTCTTCGATGCGGCCGCGAAATTCTCGAACGTGATCGGTGTTCCGATCGTAGCTGCGATCGCATTCTACTTCGGTTGGCGCGCGATGTTCGTCGTCACCGGCATCATGAGTCTGATCTACTTTGCGCTGTTCTATATTTTCTACCGGAGCCCGAGTCAAGACAAACGCCTCGATGACGACGAGCGCCGTTACATCGTCGAAGGCGGCGCGCAACCCGAAGGCGTTTCTGCAGTCGGCGGCGGCGCGACGCTCGGATATTTGCTCACCAAAGCCAAGGTGTGGGGACTCACAATCGGCTTTGCCGCATATGGTTATTCGTTCTATCTGTTCTTGACGTGGTTGCCCAGTTATCTAGTGAAAACGCAGCACTGGGATATTCTCAAATCCGGCTTGTACACGGCGATTCCGTGGGGGGTTGCGACCGTCACCGATCTCGTCATCGGGGGATGGCTCGTCGACTATCTGATATCGCGCGGCATGGAATCAACGCGCGTGCGCAAGTTCTTCCTCATCCTCGGCATGCTGCTCGGGCTTGCGATTGCGGGCGCGACGACGACGAGCGATCCGAACATTGCAATTATCTGGATTTCGATTGCACTTGGCGGGCTTGCGTTCTCGGCGCCGATCGGGTGGTCGATTCCGGCACTGATCGCGCCCAAGGGCAGCGTCGGCACGGTCGGCTCGATCATGAATTTCCTCAACAACGTCGCCGGCATCGCGGCGCCGATCATCACCGGCTACGTCATCGGCGGGACGAATTCGTTTTCGACGGCGTTCCTGATCGCAGCCGTTGTGCTCGTGATCGGAATTCTCTCGTACGTGTTCTTGCTCGGCAAGATCGAACCGATCCCGGAACCCACGTAG
- a CDS encoding gluconokinase: MTGEGALIGIDLGTTAVKVVANAASDGRELSEATKRYALSTPAPGHVEQDADEIYRATMESLRKVVDEIKLRAVQPLAIGFSAAMHGVLALDERGEPISPLINWMDRRSAEIAEGWREDGTAEDLYARTGAPMHPMLPLCKLRWLSENDPALFKRASRFVGMKELFIHRWTGEWLVDHAIGTATGMLDTRTRMWDPKALAAACIEPERLSEPAACSTKRTITRAQVASALGIDEKTAIVLASSDGALANLGSGAISTDLAALTLGTSGAVRIVCDAPVLDKACRTFCYIFDDKHWLVGGPTSSAGAVLEWLFALLLGDVPRDQRFTRAVDLASQCKPGAEGLTMLPFLSGERAPYWRGDLRGAFLNLDLSHEPKHIVRAAFEGVVFAIYTVQRVMRELKIDPQALLLSGGLTHAPLVRQMIADVFECETRVSDHDEASAFGAAMYAGLATGVLRSIEDVSSRIKTSSVHRPNRELSTVYREAFARFEDRVRDEVCRLSRPGLKSPIPTADEISAAGRI, encoded by the coding sequence ATGACGGGCGAAGGCGCCCTCATCGGCATCGATCTCGGCACGACCGCCGTCAAAGTCGTCGCCAACGCTGCTTCGGACGGCCGCGAGCTGTCCGAAGCGACGAAACGTTACGCGCTCTCGACGCCAGCACCGGGCCACGTCGAACAAGACGCCGACGAGATCTATCGCGCGACGATGGAATCTCTTCGCAAAGTCGTCGACGAGATCAAGCTGCGCGCCGTGCAGCCGCTTGCAATCGGCTTCTCGGCCGCGATGCACGGCGTGCTGGCCCTCGACGAGCGCGGCGAGCCGATCTCGCCGCTCATCAACTGGATGGACCGCCGCAGCGCCGAGATTGCAGAAGGCTGGCGCGAAGACGGAACGGCAGAGGATCTCTACGCGCGGACCGGCGCGCCAATGCACCCGATGCTGCCGCTCTGCAAACTGCGCTGGCTTTCGGAAAACGATCCCGCGCTCTTCAAGCGCGCGTCCCGGTTCGTTGGGATGAAAGAGCTCTTCATCCATCGCTGGACCGGTGAATGGCTCGTCGATCACGCTATCGGGACGGCGACGGGTATGCTCGATACGCGCACACGCATGTGGGATCCAAAAGCGCTGGCCGCCGCATGTATCGAACCCGAGAGGCTTTCGGAGCCGGCTGCATGTTCAACGAAGCGGACCATCACACGCGCACAAGTCGCAAGCGCACTCGGCATCGACGAGAAGACCGCGATCGTCCTAGCCTCGAGCGACGGCGCGCTTGCGAATCTCGGATCGGGCGCGATCTCAACCGATCTCGCGGCGCTGACACTCGGAACGAGCGGCGCGGTCCGCATCGTGTGCGACGCGCCGGTGCTCGACAAAGCGTGCCGGACATTCTGCTATATCTTCGATGACAAGCATTGGCTCGTCGGTGGACCGACGAGCTCGGCGGGCGCGGTGCTCGAGTGGCTTTTTGCATTGCTGCTCGGCGACGTGCCGCGAGATCAGCGCTTCACGCGCGCCGTCGATCTCGCAAGCCAATGCAAACCCGGCGCCGAGGGTTTGACGATGCTGCCTTTTCTCTCCGGCGAGCGCGCGCCATATTGGCGCGGCGATCTGCGCGGTGCGTTCCTGAACCTCGATCTCTCGCACGAACCCAAACACATTGTACGCGCAGCTTTCGAGGGCGTCGTGTTCGCGATCTATACGGTTCAGCGCGTCATGCGAGAGCTGAAGATCGATCCGCAAGCGCTCTTACTCTCAGGCGGCCTCACGCACGCACCGCTCGTGCGCCAAATGATCGCGGATGTGTTCGAATGTGAAACGCGTGTCTCCGATCATGACGAAGCTTCAGCATTCGGCGCAGCAATGTACGCGGGGCTCGCAACGGGCGTGCTGCGTTCGATCGAGGACGTGAGCTCGCGGATCAAGACTTCGAGCGTCCATCGCCCCAATCGCGAGTTATCCACAGTCTACCGGGAGGCGTTCGCGCGCTTCGAGGACCGGGTCCGGGACGAGGTCTGCAGGCTAAGCCGCCCAGGGCTCAAGTCTCCCATTCCAACGGCCGATGAAATTAGTGCGGCCGGTCGGATATAG
- the atpC gene encoding ATP synthase F1 subunit epsilon, which translates to MASVAFKLITPIAVRFDGEAELVIATGTEGETGILPHHAPYLTTVRPGVLRANVVEGGATKRLELATGEGFLQVLPDRITLLVDAAFERNDINIDETRRDLSTAQERQRSAGGDLEAYRREQSIIDLAHAKLYIAGMH; encoded by the coding sequence TTGGCCAGCGTTGCGTTCAAGCTGATCACGCCGATCGCCGTCCGTTTCGACGGTGAAGCGGAGCTCGTGATCGCGACCGGCACTGAAGGCGAGACCGGCATTCTGCCCCATCATGCCCCCTATCTCACCACGGTGCGGCCCGGCGTGCTGCGTGCCAATGTCGTCGAAGGTGGCGCGACGAAACGCCTGGAGCTAGCGACGGGCGAAGGCTTTCTGCAAGTGCTTCCGGATCGCATCACGCTGCTCGTTGACGCAGCCTTCGAGCGCAACGACATCAACATCGACGAGACGCGTCGCGACCTGTCTACGGCGCAGGAGCGCCAGCGTTCAGCCGGCGGTGATCTCGAAGCTTATCGCCGCGAGCAGTCGATCATCGATCTCGCACACGCAAAGCTCTATATCGCAGGCATGCACTAA
- the atpD gene encoding F0F1 ATP synthase subunit beta: MSSTATEKATGKVVQVLGNVVDVEFTAETLPKINDALKVSVNTDLAKSQGNGKAGQSGIELGGTAMQPRELVLEVQGELGNNQVRCLAMGSTDGLVRGAPVTSTGAAITVPVGEGTLGRIFNVLGETIDGDSTAVKAAAYWPIHREPPEFVKQDPTTRQFETGIKVIDLMAPYSRGGKVGLFGGAGVGKTVLIQELIRNIAAVHKGFSVFTGVGERTREGNDLYLEMKESGVLKQTALVFGQMDEPPGVRFRVAQTGVTLAEYFRDELGADVLLFIDNIFRFMQAGSEVSALLGRMPSAVGYQPGLATEMGQLEERITTTQNGSITAVQAVYVPADDYTDPAVATTFSHLDASTALSRQISELGIYPAVDPLASSSRILDPGIVGDEHYSVARGVQETLQRYRDLQDIIAILGIEELSEEDRAVVGRARRLQNLFSQPFFVAEQFTGRSGKYVKIADTIASFKEVLDGKLDHLPEQAFYMAGDISEVKENAEKMGVKV; this comes from the coding sequence ATGTCCAGTACCGCAACGGAAAAAGCCACCGGAAAAGTCGTTCAAGTTCTCGGTAACGTCGTTGACGTCGAATTCACGGCGGAGACGTTGCCGAAGATCAACGACGCGCTGAAGGTCAGCGTCAACACCGATCTCGCGAAATCGCAAGGCAATGGCAAAGCCGGCCAGAGCGGGATCGAGCTTGGTGGAACGGCGATGCAGCCCCGGGAGCTGGTACTCGAAGTGCAAGGCGAGCTCGGCAACAATCAAGTCCGCTGCCTCGCAATGGGCTCGACGGATGGTCTCGTGCGCGGTGCGCCCGTGACCAGCACGGGTGCGGCGATTACGGTGCCGGTCGGTGAGGGCACGCTCGGACGCATCTTCAACGTTTTGGGCGAGACGATCGATGGCGATTCGACCGCCGTGAAAGCGGCCGCGTATTGGCCGATTCACCGTGAGCCGCCCGAGTTCGTGAAGCAAGATCCGACGACGCGTCAATTCGAGACGGGCATCAAGGTCATCGACCTGATGGCGCCTTATTCGCGAGGCGGTAAAGTCGGTCTCTTCGGCGGCGCGGGCGTCGGCAAAACCGTTCTGATTCAGGAGCTGATTCGCAACATCGCAGCCGTCCACAAAGGCTTCTCCGTGTTCACGGGCGTTGGTGAGCGAACGCGTGAAGGCAACGACCTCTATCTTGAAATGAAAGAGTCGGGCGTTCTCAAACAGACGGCCCTCGTCTTCGGACAGATGGACGAGCCGCCGGGCGTGCGCTTCCGCGTCGCGCAGACCGGAGTCACGCTCGCGGAGTATTTCCGCGACGAGCTGGGCGCCGACGTGCTGCTGTTCATCGACAACATCTTCCGCTTCATGCAGGCCGGCTCGGAAGTCTCGGCGCTCCTCGGGCGCATGCCTTCGGCCGTCGGTTATCAGCCCGGCCTTGCGACGGAAATGGGACAGCTGGAAGAGCGCATCACGACGACGCAAAACGGTTCGATCACCGCAGTGCAGGCCGTGTACGTCCCCGCCGACGACTACACCGACCCCGCCGTCGCGACGACGTTCAGCCATCTCGATGCGTCAACCGCACTTTCGCGCCAAATCTCGGAGCTCGGAATTTATCCGGCCGTCGATCCGTTGGCGTCATCGTCACGCATTCTCGATCCGGGGATCGTCGGCGACGAGCACTATAGCGTTGCGCGCGGCGTGCAAGAAACATTGCAGCGCTATCGCGATCTCCAAGACATCATCGCGATTCTCGGTATCGAGGAGCTTTCGGAAGAAGACCGCGCAGTCGTCGGTCGTGCCCGCCGTCTACAGAATCTCTTCTCCCAGCCGTTCTTCGTCGCGGAACAGTTCACGGGACGCTCCGGTAAGTACGTGAAGATCGCGGATACGATCGCGTCGTTCAAGGAAGTCCTCGACGGCAAACTCGATCATCTTCCGGAGCAGGCCTTCTACATGGCCGGCGACATTTCGGAAGTCAAAGAGAACGCCGAGAAGATGGGCGTCAAGGTCTAA
- the atpG gene encoding ATP synthase F1 subunit gamma: protein MASLRDLRDRIKSLKNTQQITKAMKQVAAAKIRRAETLRSQSRPYADAMSDMLRELIDAVGAIDHPYMKPGKAGAPAGVILMTADKGLAGSFNSNVISSADAYRREAQSGVKWYSVGVKGRNHIRRREEIEQYWPQSTGVKIDVAREIAQKAGEDFLSGNISKIVLISQKMVSVMIQRPEQRELVPVTREKKEEKSGPRSAVEFEPSPEAVLSKLLPKYLEFTIYSAMLETDAAFFAAQLIAMSNATDNAGKLIDEITLEMNKARQAAITKEILEIVGGAEALAS from the coding sequence ATGGCGTCACTCCGAGATCTTCGCGACCGTATCAAGTCGCTGAAGAACACGCAGCAGATCACGAAAGCGATGAAGCAAGTTGCCGCCGCGAAGATTCGTCGCGCCGAAACGCTGCGATCGCAGTCGCGTCCGTACGCGGATGCGATGTCGGATATGCTGCGCGAGCTGATCGATGCGGTTGGCGCGATCGACCATCCGTATATGAAGCCGGGCAAGGCCGGAGCACCGGCCGGCGTCATCCTGATGACGGCCGACAAAGGCTTGGCCGGTTCGTTCAACTCCAACGTTATTTCATCTGCCGATGCGTACCGGCGCGAGGCGCAGAGCGGCGTGAAATGGTATAGCGTCGGCGTCAAAGGCCGCAATCACATCCGGCGGCGCGAAGAGATCGAACAATACTGGCCGCAATCGACCGGCGTCAAGATCGACGTCGCGCGCGAGATCGCGCAGAAAGCCGGTGAGGATTTTCTCTCCGGCAATATCTCGAAGATCGTGCTGATCTCGCAAAAGATGGTGTCGGTGATGATTCAGCGTCCGGAACAGCGCGAGCTCGTTCCGGTGACACGCGAGAAAAAGGAAGAGAAGAGCGGCCCACGCAGCGCGGTCGAGTTCGAACCGAGCCCGGAAGCCGTGCTCTCGAAATTGCTTCCGAAATATCTGGAGTTTACGATTTACTCGGCGATGCTCGAAACGGATGCGGCTTTCTTTGCCGCGCAGCTGATCGCGATGAGCAACGCGACCGACAATGCCGGAAAACTCATCGACGAGATCACTCTTGAGATGAACAAAGCGCGCCAAGCAGCGATCACCAAGGAGATCTTGGAGATCGTCGGCGGCGCCGAAGCCCTCGCCTCGTAG
- the atpA gene encoding F0F1 ATP synthase subunit alpha codes for MINADEIAGILKQQIASFNTDLKEDQVGTVIEVGDSIARVYGLDAAQFSELVEFPNGIEGIVLNLEEDNVGVIIMGPDEDIQEGNRVRRTGRIASVPVGEALLGRVVNPLGQPIDGKGPIDTKRYRTIENTAPTVIERQPVKQPLQTGLRAIDALVPIGRGQRELIIGDRGSGKTAIAIDAIINQKDQGVFCIYVAIGQKNSTVASLAQTLEKQGAMKYTTIVSVSSSEPAALKYIAPFAGCAMGEELMYAGKDVLIIYDDLTKHAQAYREVSLLLRRPPGREAYPGDIFYLHSRLLERAAKLSDEKGGGSLTALPVIETQAGDVSAYIPTNLISITDGQIYLESGLFFQGIRPAIDVGISVSRVGGSAQIKAMRSVAGRLKLDLAQYRALAAFTKLAADLDKNTQQQLTRGEKITEVLVQRQYHPQPVEDQVAVIFAATRGYLDSLPTNKLQDWVARFVSFLHEQHKDITSAIKEKKAVDDETEKKLEAAIGEFNKSF; via the coding sequence ATGATCAACGCAGATGAAATCGCCGGAATTCTCAAACAACAGATCGCCTCGTTCAACACCGATCTCAAAGAAGATCAGGTCGGAACGGTCATCGAGGTCGGCGATTCGATTGCGCGCGTTTACGGTTTGGACGCAGCGCAGTTTTCCGAGCTCGTCGAGTTCCCGAATGGAATCGAAGGCATCGTTCTCAATCTCGAAGAGGACAACGTCGGCGTCATCATCATGGGGCCGGACGAGGACATTCAGGAAGGCAATCGCGTGCGCCGCACCGGCCGCATCGCATCCGTTCCCGTCGGTGAGGCACTGCTCGGACGCGTCGTCAACCCGCTCGGACAGCCGATCGACGGCAAAGGCCCGATCGACACCAAACGGTATCGCACGATCGAGAACACTGCGCCGACGGTCATCGAGCGCCAACCGGTCAAGCAGCCGTTGCAGACCGGGTTGCGTGCAATCGACGCACTGGTTCCAATCGGACGCGGCCAACGTGAGCTGATCATCGGCGATCGTGGTTCGGGAAAGACGGCGATTGCGATCGATGCGATCATCAATCAGAAAGACCAAGGCGTCTTCTGCATCTATGTTGCGATCGGTCAGAAGAATTCGACCGTCGCTTCGCTAGCCCAAACGCTCGAGAAGCAAGGCGCGATGAAGTACACGACGATCGTCAGCGTGTCGTCGTCGGAGCCCGCCGCACTCAAGTACATCGCGCCCTTCGCGGGTTGCGCGATGGGTGAAGAGTTGATGTATGCGGGCAAAGATGTGCTGATCATCTACGACGATCTTACGAAGCACGCGCAGGCGTATCGCGAGGTTTCGCTGTTGCTGCGCCGGCCGCCGGGCCGTGAGGCATATCCCGGCGATATCTTCTATCTGCACTCACGTCTCTTGGAACGCGCGGCAAAACTGTCGGATGAAAAGGGCGGCGGTTCGTTGACGGCATTGCCGGTCATCGAGACGCAAGCCGGCGACGTTTCGGCCTACATTCCGACGAACTTGATCTCGATCACCGACGGTCAGATCTATCTCGAATCGGGGCTGTTCTTCCAGGGCATCCGTCCCGCAATCGATGTCGGCATCTCGGTTTCGCGCGTCGGCGGTTCGGCGCAGATCAAGGCGATGCGTTCGGTCGCGGGTCGACTGAAGCTCGACCTTGCACAGTACCGCGCGCTTGCGGCATTTACCAAGCTGGCTGCCGATCTCGACAAGAACACGCAGCAGCAGCTGACGCGTGGTGAGAAGATCACCGAGGTTCTCGTGCAGCGGCAATACCATCCGCAGCCGGTCGAGGATCAGGTTGCGGTCATCTTCGCGGCAACCCGCGGATATCTGGATTCGCTCCCGACCAATAAGCTGCAGGATTGGGTCGCGCGCTTCGTCTCGTTCTTGCACGAGCAGCACAAAGACATCACCAGCGCCATCAAAGAGAAGAAAGCCGTCGACGACGAGACGGAAAAGAAGCTCGAGGCCGCTATCGGGGAGTTCAACAAGAGCTTCTAA
- the atpH gene encoding ATP synthase F1 subunit delta, translating into MANETLARRYAQAVFDLAKESGKIAEIGSDLRTAWDAMQEDDGVVRFFVAPVIDRNEKQKVLLDAFNGKIEELALHTLLLLVRKRRERILPELLRQYAVLERASRGEEPLIVSSAHKLPRKELDDLVAALSKMYGKKFDVEERVDPSLLGGVRIRMGDVSIDGTVAGKLNELMRTLQTR; encoded by the coding sequence GTGGCTAACGAGACCCTAGCGCGCCGTTACGCGCAAGCCGTCTTCGATCTCGCGAAGGAAAGCGGAAAGATCGCCGAGATCGGCAGCGACCTGCGCACCGCTTGGGATGCGATGCAGGAAGACGACGGCGTGGTGCGATTTTTCGTTGCGCCGGTAATCGACCGCAACGAAAAGCAAAAAGTGTTGCTGGATGCGTTCAACGGGAAAATCGAGGAGCTGGCGCTGCACACGCTGTTGCTGCTGGTGCGCAAGCGCCGCGAGCGCATCCTACCCGAGCTGCTGCGCCAGTACGCTGTTCTCGAACGCGCTTCGCGCGGCGAGGAACCTCTGATCGTCTCGAGCGCGCACAAGTTGCCGCGTAAAGAGCTTGACGATCTCGTCGCGGCGCTCTCGAAGATGTATGGAAAAAAGTTCGACGTCGAGGAGCGCGTCGATCCGAGTCTTCTCGGCGGCGTCCGTATCCGCATGGGCGACGTCTCAATCGACGGTACCGTCGCGGGCAAACTCAACGAACTCATGAGGACTTTACAAACAAGATGA
- a CDS encoding ATP synthase F0 subunit B, with the protein MFLKLDGTFWIQIINFFIFYAILNVVYIKPASAALRKRRAYIDSVHSEYEAALRDVQELKNEADEKRAEGRREGDHIAGTVRNEAMKQAEEIVSKAQAEFSRIVEESETKIHREMSVARGEEHRLVQELADEMVARTVGRL; encoded by the coding sequence ATGTTCCTCAAGCTCGACGGCACGTTTTGGATCCAGATAATAAATTTCTTTATTTTCTATGCGATCCTGAACGTGGTGTACATCAAGCCGGCATCGGCCGCGCTTCGCAAGCGGCGCGCCTATATCGACTCGGTTCACAGCGAGTACGAAGCCGCGCTTCGTGACGTCCAAGAGCTCAAGAACGAAGCGGATGAGAAACGCGCCGAGGGCCGGCGAGAAGGCGATCACATCGCCGGAACGGTTCGCAACGAAGCGATGAAGCAAGCCGAAGAGATCGTTTCGAAAGCGCAGGCCGAATTCTCGCGGATCGTCGAGGAATCCGAGACGAAGATCCATCGTGAGATGAGCGTGGCGCGCGGCGAAGAGCACCGGCTGGTCCAAGAGCTCGCCGATGAGATGGTCGCCCGCACGGTGGGACGCCTGTGA
- the atpE gene encoding ATP synthase F0 subunit C, whose amino-acid sequence MIGFSLIVAAVALGSAVGDGIVSSKAVEAIARQPEARPNIFTFMFLGVGVLEAFPIIGLGLGLYLFFVVSGAPAGIPQVLKSLAGH is encoded by the coding sequence GTGATCGGTTTTTCGCTGATCGTTGCGGCCGTCGCACTCGGATCGGCGGTCGGCGACGGCATCGTATCGTCGAAGGCCGTTGAAGCGATCGCGCGTCAACCTGAAGCCCGCCCGAACATCTTTACCTTTATGTTCCTGGGCGTCGGCGTTCTGGAAGCCTTCCCGATCATCGGACTCGGCCTCGGTCTGTATCTGTTCTTCGTCGTGAGCGGCGCGCCGGCGGGCATTCCCCAAGTCCTCAAGTCGCTCGCGGGACACTAA
- the atpB gene encoding F0F1 ATP synthase subunit A — protein MHQQIGEHPEWVWPIVGTVHSDTLITTWGVMLFSLLFFAWLGSSYRSPASVRRTQATFEGMINWLGDLAIGTIGRRGERFVPVFVSIFMFIFMLNQIGFFPFKELGLPFGGSPTADLNTTLAYAIIVYVGIWVTAIARGGIGAFKHLSQPFPALLPLNIIEDLARPITLSLRLFFNIFVGELLIFVAVQIITSGIHIGAVDLSLAAAIMPFLIQFFNFFIGTLQAFVFTLLSIVYLSLATAEEH, from the coding sequence GTGCACCAACAAATCGGCGAACATCCCGAGTGGGTTTGGCCCATCGTCGGGACCGTGCACTCCGATACGCTCATCACGACGTGGGGCGTGATGCTGTTTTCGTTGCTGTTTTTCGCATGGCTTGGTTCGTCGTATCGTTCGCCCGCGAGCGTACGCCGCACGCAAGCGACGTTCGAAGGCATGATTAACTGGCTCGGCGATCTCGCGATCGGCACGATCGGACGGCGCGGCGAGCGATTCGTGCCGGTGTTCGTCTCGATCTTCATGTTCATTTTCATGTTGAATCAGATCGGATTCTTTCCGTTCAAAGAGCTGGGTTTGCCGTTCGGCGGGTCGCCGACGGCCGACCTGAACACGACGCTCGCGTACGCGATCATCGTGTACGTCGGAATTTGGGTCACGGCGATCGCGCGAGGCGGAATCGGCGCGTTCAAGCATCTCTCACAGCCGTTTCCGGCGCTGTTGCCGCTCAACATTATCGAAGATCTCGCGCGTCCGATTACGTTGTCGCTGCGCCTGTTTTTCAACATCTTCGTCGGCGAGCTGCTGATCTTCGTCGCAGTTCAGATCATCACGTCCGGCATCCACATCGGTGCCGTCGACCTCTCGCTGGCTGCGGCGATCATGCCGTTCCTCATTCAGTTCTTCAATTTTTTCATCGGGACGCTGCAGGCGTTCGTATTCACGCTCTTATCGATCGTTTACCTATCCTTGGCAACGGCCGAGGAACACTAG